The following proteins come from a genomic window of Fusibacter sp. A1:
- the aroQ gene encoding type II 3-dehydroquinate dehydratase, which yields MRIRIINGPNLNKLGTREPQIYGNLSYEELKKNLVAYGIEHEVQIEVLQSNHEGQLIDWLQQTDAFDKLIINPAAYSHTSVAVLDALYNLKCPKIEVHISNVHNRESFRSKLITTKGVDGVIAGLGTDGYFSAVDYLIKK from the coding sequence ATGAGAATTCGAATCATAAACGGCCCTAATCTCAACAAATTGGGCACCCGTGAGCCCCAAATTTATGGTAATCTTAGTTATGAAGAACTAAAAAAGAACTTGGTAGCATATGGAATCGAGCACGAGGTTCAAATTGAAGTGCTACAATCCAATCATGAAGGACAACTCATCGATTGGTTGCAGCAGACAGATGCATTTGACAAGTTGATTATCAATCCGGCTGCATACAGTCATACCTCTGTTGCGGTTCTCGATGCGCTGTACAATCTTAAGTGCCCCAAAATAGAGGTGCACATCAGCAACGTACACAACCGTGAATCCTTTCGAAGTAAGCTGATCACAACCAAAGGAGTCGATGGTGTGATTGCTGGCTTGGGCACCGATGGATATTTCAGCGCTGTTGATTATCTGATCAAAAAATGA
- a CDS encoding shikimate kinase, with protein MMVFIIGITGVGKSSIGRMLAKKLNFGFVDLDAWIEIRSKKRIPELFSEGESVFRDWETESLKALPTTRSLVVATGGGVVTREENVKWMRSNGLVIQLDRPIDKIVGHINTKKRPMLKDDPSILYKLYHKRKQSYKRARHVVVNCSNRKKALRKLVEEVRRYENSNHKRP; from the coding sequence ATGATGGTTTTTATCATTGGCATCACGGGCGTTGGAAAAAGTTCAATCGGTAGGATGTTGGCAAAAAAACTCAATTTCGGATTTGTCGACTTGGACGCTTGGATTGAAATCAGATCAAAAAAGAGAATCCCCGAACTTTTTAGTGAAGGTGAATCTGTATTTAGAGACTGGGAAACAGAAAGCCTAAAGGCTTTGCCGACAACAAGATCGCTAGTCGTTGCGACTGGAGGTGGTGTTGTCACCCGTGAGGAAAATGTGAAGTGGATGAGGAGCAACGGCCTGGTCATTCAGTTGGACCGTCCGATAGATAAGATCGTAGGGCATATCAATACAAAAAAAAGACCGATGCTCAAAGACGATCCGTCAATACTATATAAGCTGTATCATAAGAGGAAACAGTCATATAAGCGGGCGAGGCATGTGGTTGTCAATTGCTCGAATCGAAAAAAAGCGCTTAGAAAACTGGTTGAGGAGGTAAGAAGATATGAGAATTCGAATCATAAACGGCCCTAA
- the aroC gene encoding chorismate synthase: MSSIKGNVVQYSLFGESHGPAIGMTINNLPSGLTIDEDSIRNALSKRSTGGQYASQRRETDSVEWISGVYLGQTTGAPLTFIIRNSDHKSKDYDQLAHIMRPSHADYPAYIKYGGKNDIRGGGMFSGRLTACYVVAGTLVRQLLETEGLRIKASLVRLGRLTLPFDAVDSGTGTWYECLRPEWKKLVTQLLSEVQGKGDSVGGEVAVNVSGMPAGIGEPHFNSVESELAAWLYGIPGMKAVQFGLGIDFAKAHGSQVNDKAYYEDGLVKHKTNFNGGIFGGITNGMDLELKCTFKPTPSIYIRQETIDIREKVNIEHELTGRHDPAFVIRTPIVVESVIAMALYDLMRMAQR, translated from the coding sequence GTGAGTAGTATCAAAGGAAACGTGGTCCAATACTCACTGTTCGGTGAATCGCACGGACCTGCTATCGGCATGACGATAAACAACCTCCCCAGCGGTCTGACGATCGATGAGGATTCTATAAGAAACGCACTAAGTAAAAGAAGTACTGGCGGTCAATATGCCAGTCAAAGACGCGAAACAGATAGCGTCGAATGGATTTCAGGAGTTTATCTTGGACAAACGACTGGCGCTCCACTTACGTTTATCATCAGAAACTCAGACCATAAATCCAAAGATTACGATCAACTGGCGCATATCATGCGACCATCGCATGCGGATTACCCAGCCTATATCAAGTACGGCGGTAAGAACGATATACGGGGTGGCGGAATGTTTTCGGGTAGATTGACAGCTTGTTACGTGGTTGCCGGGACGCTTGTCAGACAACTTTTAGAAACCGAGGGTCTGAGAATAAAAGCCAGTCTTGTCAGGCTTGGAAGACTGACGCTTCCTTTTGATGCCGTAGACAGTGGAACAGGTACTTGGTATGAGTGCCTTCGACCGGAGTGGAAAAAACTTGTGACTCAGCTCTTAAGCGAGGTTCAAGGAAAAGGTGATTCAGTAGGTGGTGAGGTGGCGGTGAATGTAAGCGGAATGCCTGCCGGTATTGGCGAACCACATTTCAATTCGGTTGAATCGGAGCTTGCAGCATGGCTATACGGCATCCCAGGAATGAAAGCGGTTCAGTTTGGCTTGGGAATCGATTTTGCCAAAGCCCATGGAAGTCAGGTGAATGACAAGGCTTACTATGAAGATGGCCTTGTGAAGCACAAAACTAATTTTAATGGCGGCATATTCGGAGGCATAACCAATGGAATGGATCTTGAATTGAAATGCACCTTTAAACCGACGCCATCGATCTATATAAGACAGGAAACGATTGATATCAGGGAAAAAGTCAACATAGAGCATGAGTTGACCGGAAGACATGATCCGGCATTTGTTATAAGAACACCCATTGTCGTAGAGTCAGTCATTGCGATGGCGCTTTACGATCTGATGAGGATGGCTCAAAGATGA
- the aroA gene encoding 3-phosphoshikimate 1-carboxyvinyltransferase: MKSIKILSKKIGGDLRVPPSKSDSHRALISASLCRADSTVSNLIFSEDIKATINALRAFGVDLDEQEDSVRIKPKPLVAPQTEVDCNESGSTLRFMIPMSLLVDGKTTFTGRNRLVERPIDDFLHIFDAKQVEYRYDGKLPLTVVGKAIDGSVSLSGNVSSQYYSGLFFILPLMEHDTEVIVEGELESKGYVDMTLNTLKKHNIEVINEDYKRFIIKGNQEYETTDYVVEGDYSNAAFWIVAGQISDEIRLKGLHKESLQRDSQVIDVINEMKGGLNWEGDMLISTPTRTHGTTIDASEIPDIIPILCVLASVSEGRTRVINGQRLRIKESDRIKSTVSELSKLGADIIETEDGMIINGVSKLEGGSVSSWNDHRIAMAMAIASTVCEQPVIIDGAEAVKKSYPHFYDDFARLGGDCRE; the protein is encoded by the coding sequence GTGAAATCAATCAAGATCTTATCAAAGAAAATTGGCGGTGACTTAAGGGTACCTCCTTCGAAATCCGATTCCCACAGAGCGCTAATCAGTGCGTCTCTTTGTCGAGCGGATTCCACAGTGTCCAATCTGATCTTCTCTGAAGATATCAAAGCGACGATAAACGCGCTTAGGGCATTTGGTGTGGACCTCGATGAGCAGGAAGACAGCGTGAGGATAAAACCTAAGCCCCTTGTCGCTCCTCAAACAGAAGTTGATTGCAATGAATCGGGTTCGACCCTTAGGTTTATGATCCCTATGTCGCTTCTTGTCGACGGAAAAACCACTTTTACAGGACGAAACAGATTGGTTGAAAGACCGATCGACGATTTTTTACATATATTCGATGCGAAACAGGTTGAGTATCGCTACGACGGGAAATTACCTCTTACGGTAGTTGGAAAAGCCATTGATGGAAGTGTCAGCCTGTCTGGAAATGTGAGCTCGCAGTATTATTCAGGACTGTTTTTCATCCTGCCGCTGATGGAGCATGATACAGAAGTAATCGTAGAGGGTGAACTGGAGTCAAAAGGATATGTCGATATGACTCTGAATACTCTTAAAAAGCATAACATTGAAGTGATCAATGAGGATTATAAACGGTTTATCATTAAGGGAAATCAAGAGTATGAGACGACAGATTATGTCGTTGAAGGTGACTATTCAAATGCTGCGTTCTGGATTGTCGCAGGACAGATAAGCGATGAGATTCGACTAAAGGGATTGCATAAGGAATCCTTACAGAGAGACTCGCAGGTCATCGACGTGATCAATGAAATGAAAGGCGGTTTAAACTGGGAAGGCGACATGCTGATCAGTACTCCGACTAGAACTCATGGTACGACGATTGACGCGTCTGAGATTCCTGATATCATTCCGATACTTTGCGTTTTAGCATCTGTATCAGAAGGACGTACTAGGGTCATCAACGGACAGCGGTTAAGAATCAAGGAATCCGATAGGATTAAAAGCACTGTTTCTGAATTATCGAAGCTTGGTGCGGATATCATAGAGACAGAAGATGGAATGATCATCAATGGCGTATCCAAATTAGAAGGTGGCAGCGTGTCCTCTTGGAACGACCACAGGATAGCGATGGCGATGGCGATCGCGAGTACGGTATGCGAGCAACCGGTCATCATCGATGGCGCTGAAGCGGTTAAAAAGTCTTACCCGCATTTTTATGATGACTTTGCTCGTTTAGGAGGCGATTGTCGTGAGTAG
- the aroB gene encoding 3-dehydroquinate synthase has product MSLSAKYVLKPDSGTKELVSLANGRRIFLVVDRQVSMLHKSWIDQLLDNSLVVGMYDKIGGETDKNFENVQLILNQLLELELNRDDLLIAIGGGVVTDVSGFVASIYKRGMPWIACPTTLLGMIDAAIGGKTAVNTSFGKNLIGTFHEPEKIFYRLDFLKTLPRKEWLNGLGELQKYGMIYDKSLFDFVVEKGEKWADHISEVIESCVNYKLEIVHSDLKESSHRMVLNFGHTFGHCLEKEFDYKGFGHGESVMYGIVIALSLSKNMIGMDERIYLEFLQWMSSEPWFDSSVYKHPQWFINGLRQDKKIRENKLNLILLKDYGCPVIHSIEETELVEVLRGIFSEINQDLIKENWR; this is encoded by the coding sequence ATGAGCTTATCGGCTAAGTATGTGTTAAAACCTGATTCAGGTACTAAGGAACTTGTGTCACTTGCAAACGGCAGAAGGATTTTTCTCGTTGTCGACAGGCAAGTTAGTATGCTCCATAAGTCGTGGATAGACCAACTGCTTGATAACAGCTTGGTCGTAGGCATGTATGACAAGATCGGTGGGGAAACAGACAAGAATTTTGAAAATGTCCAACTGATTTTAAACCAGCTGCTGGAACTGGAACTAAACAGAGATGATCTGCTCATTGCCATTGGTGGCGGGGTTGTCACCGATGTCAGTGGTTTTGTAGCCTCAATCTATAAGCGGGGAATGCCTTGGATCGCATGTCCTACCACCTTGCTTGGAATGATAGATGCTGCGATTGGTGGTAAAACTGCTGTAAACACTTCTTTTGGGAAGAATCTGATCGGTACTTTTCATGAGCCGGAGAAGATTTTCTACCGACTGGATTTTTTGAAAACGCTACCAAGAAAAGAATGGCTGAATGGACTTGGAGAACTTCAGAAATATGGTATGATATACGATAAAAGCTTGTTCGATTTTGTAGTTGAAAAGGGTGAGAAGTGGGCCGATCACATCAGTGAGGTGATTGAAAGCTGCGTAAACTATAAACTCGAAATCGTACACTCGGATTTAAAGGAATCAAGTCATAGGATGGTGCTGAATTTTGGCCATACTTTCGGACACTGCCTGGAAAAGGAATTTGATTACAAGGGGTTCGGACATGGTGAGTCCGTCATGTATGGTATAGTGATCGCTTTGTCATTATCTAAAAACATGATTGGAATGGATGAGCGGATCTATCTGGAATTTCTTCAGTGGATGTCCTCAGAGCCTTGGTTTGACTCAAGCGTCTACAAACATCCGCAGTGGTTTATCAATGGCCTAAGGCAGGATAAAAAAATTCGAGAAAATAAGTTGAATCTGATTCTATTAAAGGATTATGGATGTCCAGTGATTCATTCTATTGAAGAAACTGAACTTGTAGAAGTGTTGAGGGGGATTTTCAGTGAAATCAATCAAGATCTTATCAAAGAAAATTGGCGGTGA
- the aroE gene encoding shikimate dehydrogenase translates to MKKFALLGNHIDYSLSPQLHQMISDRMGKPCNYEIVDAMDSFYGALERIKDEGYEGFNITIPYKEEMLKHVDEVTEHAKGIGSINTVTVNDGKWVGDNTDGLGFVKGLGLRGCSVTGMRVLVIGAGGAARGIVHALLTSGVKQVLLYNRSTKKRNELFSILSKQFKDHRMMVVDDYSGIVVDLVINTTPVGGPHFPGERVIDLEKMTVSHVADIVYKPHKTPLIEQATALDKKVFHGIDMLVCQAVLAQEIWQGETVSDEAIEEIIHELIG, encoded by the coding sequence ATGAAAAAATTTGCATTATTAGGAAACCATATAGATTATTCGCTTTCACCCCAACTACATCAGATGATCTCTGACAGGATGGGAAAACCGTGCAACTATGAGATAGTAGACGCCATGGATTCGTTCTATGGTGCTTTGGAACGTATTAAAGACGAGGGTTATGAAGGATTCAACATTACGATTCCCTATAAGGAAGAAATGCTAAAACATGTTGATGAGGTCACTGAGCATGCCAAAGGAATCGGCAGTATCAACACGGTGACTGTCAACGACGGCAAGTGGGTCGGTGACAATACCGACGGTTTGGGATTTGTAAAAGGACTGGGCTTAAGAGGCTGTTCTGTGACGGGCATGAGGGTACTTGTAATTGGAGCTGGAGGTGCCGCTAGAGGAATTGTCCATGCTCTATTGACTTCTGGAGTAAAACAGGTACTGCTTTACAACAGAAGCACAAAAAAGAGAAATGAGCTTTTCAGTATTCTCAGCAAACAGTTCAAAGACCACCGTATGATGGTGGTGGATGACTATTCAGGCATCGTGGTTGATCTGGTGATCAATACGACACCTGTGGGCGGTCCCCATTTTCCTGGAGAGCGTGTGATCGATCTTGAGAAGATGACAGTGAGCCATGTGGCGGACATTGTCTACAAGCCACATAAGACGCCGCTTATTGAACAGGCTACCGCTCTTGATAAAAAAGTATTTCATGGGATAGATATGCTTGTATGTCAAGCGGTACTTGCTCAAGAGATCTGGCAAGGAGAGACCGTTTCTGATGAAGCGATTGAGGAGATCATCCATGAGCTTATCGGCTAA
- a CDS encoding ABC transporter permease, which produces MIDFLFAAVQAGTPLLFATTGEIMTEKSGNLNLGVEGMMLIGAVFGFLVGHMTNSPVLAMMVAMMAAGLSGALYAFITVTLRANQVVTGLSLTILGTGISGFVGQLLMGEVLSEQFRQFYKPIAIPLLSKVPVIGHVLFNQNIFVYLGYFVAIVCSIYLAKTRFGLNLRVVGENPAAADASGINVSLYKYIHIILGGALCGLGGAYLSLVYVPAWQDNLTSGRGWIAIALVIFSRWDTKKAIAGAFLFGGLDIVGFRIQSMNLPVSQYFFDMLPYLITIFVLIGVSMNKHAKNEEPEHLGVSYFREDRH; this is translated from the coding sequence ATGATTGATTTTCTATTTGCGGCTGTACAAGCTGGAACACCACTTTTGTTCGCGACAACAGGTGAGATCATGACTGAGAAGTCGGGTAATCTCAACTTAGGTGTCGAGGGGATGATGCTCATTGGAGCGGTATTCGGCTTTTTAGTAGGCCATATGACCAATTCACCCGTCCTAGCGATGATGGTGGCGATGATGGCTGCTGGCCTTAGCGGAGCCTTATACGCATTTATAACCGTCACGCTAAGGGCCAATCAAGTAGTCACCGGACTTTCCCTGACAATACTCGGAACGGGCATTTCAGGATTTGTCGGACAGCTTCTGATGGGTGAAGTATTATCAGAACAGTTCAGACAGTTTTACAAACCGATTGCCATACCTCTCCTTTCAAAGGTGCCGGTGATCGGACATGTGTTATTCAATCAGAATATCTTCGTATATTTAGGGTACTTTGTCGCAATCGTGTGCAGCATTTACCTGGCAAAGACAAGGTTCGGCTTAAATCTGAGGGTGGTCGGTGAGAATCCAGCTGCCGCTGATGCGAGTGGAATCAATGTAAGTCTATATAAATACATTCATATCATCCTAGGTGGAGCTCTTTGCGGTCTGGGTGGAGCCTATCTGTCGCTTGTCTATGTTCCTGCGTGGCAGGATAATCTGACTTCTGGCAGAGGATGGATCGCGATCGCACTGGTTATCTTCAGTAGATGGGATACAAAAAAAGCAATCGCAGGAGCGTTTCTATTCGGTGGGCTGGATATTGTCGGATTTAGGATTCAGTCTATGAATTTACCAGTATCCCAGTACTTTTTCGACATGCTGCCTTATCTGATCACTATTTTTGTACTGATCGGTGTTTCGATGAATAAACATGCTAAAAATGAAGAACCTGAACATTTGGGTGTATCATATTTTAGAGAGGATAGACATTAG
- a CDS encoding ABC transporter permease: MFRISKRASISFRRHLMIKTSAILLALLTLAIFLMLLGHNPIKVYGEMINGSLGSAYRVKETIKIAIPLTMTAIGILLAFKMKFWNIGAEGQIMMGAIGGTYIALYHTYLPTPILLLTMLVVAAVLGGLWALIPGFFKVRYDSNETLFTLMMNYIAIKIVVYLQFSLWKDPNGFGFAKIAQFDPKAVFPSIFGVHIGWVITILLVAVVYLLINHTKLGYEICVVGSSKNTAKYAGMNVDGTILKTVFLSGAIAGIVGIVQASAINGTLSVDVSGGYGFTAIIIAWLSGMSTLIIPITAFLFAILTQGAMFIQTAFQIPQSVAEILQAMILIFALGSEFFTAYEIKRISLKDRKAGAYD; this comes from the coding sequence ATGTTTAGGATTTCAAAACGGGCTTCTATTTCATTTAGAAGACATCTGATGATCAAAACAAGCGCAATTTTACTGGCGCTTTTGACACTGGCCATATTTCTAATGTTACTCGGTCATAATCCCATCAAAGTTTACGGCGAAATGATCAACGGATCATTGGGTTCAGCATACAGGGTCAAAGAGACAATCAAGATTGCAATTCCACTAACAATGACCGCAATCGGGATTTTGCTGGCCTTTAAAATGAAATTCTGGAACATCGGTGCTGAAGGGCAAATCATGATGGGCGCGATCGGCGGTACTTATATCGCGCTTTACCATACGTACCTTCCCACACCGATCCTGCTTTTAACAATGCTTGTGGTAGCAGCTGTGCTTGGGGGCTTATGGGCCCTGATACCTGGATTCTTTAAGGTCAGGTACGATAGCAATGAAACGCTGTTCACGCTGATGATGAACTATATCGCTATTAAAATAGTGGTGTATCTCCAGTTTTCACTCTGGAAGGATCCAAACGGATTTGGGTTCGCTAAGATTGCACAATTTGATCCCAAAGCGGTTTTTCCGTCGATTTTTGGTGTGCATATCGGTTGGGTGATCACGATCCTTCTGGTAGCGGTTGTCTATTTGCTGATTAACCACACAAAATTGGGTTATGAGATATGTGTTGTGGGTAGTTCGAAAAACACTGCCAAGTATGCAGGAATGAACGTGGATGGCACGATCCTCAAAACGGTGTTCTTAAGTGGTGCGATCGCAGGAATCGTTGGAATTGTTCAAGCGTCTGCCATCAATGGAACGCTTTCTGTGGATGTCTCCGGTGGATATGGATTTACAGCGATCATCATTGCCTGGTTATCAGGAATGAGCACGTTAATCATTCCAATCACCGCATTCTTGTTTGCAATTCTAACGCAAGGTGCGATGTTCATCCAAACTGCGTTTCAAATTCCACAATCGGTTGCAGAGATCCTTCAAGCGATGATTTTGATTTTTGCCTTAGGTAGTGAGTTCTTCACCGCCTATGAAATAAAGAGAATTTCTTTAAAAGACAGAAAGGCAGGCGCTTATGATTGA
- a CDS encoding ABC transporter ATP-binding protein: MDKAIEMIGISKCFGEVQALKDVRLDVFVGEIHSILGENGAGKSTLMNVLAGIYQPDEGTVKVYGEHVQVRTPRMAIDLGIGMIHQHFKLVNALTAAENIIAGNEKKNWINKKEVEKQISELSVRFGLKIDPSKPVYRMSVAEKQRVEILKVLYRGAKTLILDEPTAVLTPQETDHLFEVLTAMKNSGHSVIIITHKLGEVMSISDRVTIMRKGEYIETKITLESSERDLTNAMVGREVDLSLSCPTTDYDEILLSLKGLSVDDSSGSKRLKDVSFDLRKGEILGIAGVAGSGQKELCEAIAGLLPIKKGEVIYEGEDIVALNPREIISRGISLSFVPEDRLGMGLVSTMDITNNILLKEYHKQKSFFITRKNSKKMANYLVEKLNIDTPGVTHPVRLLSGGNIQKVLLGREIENNPHLIITAYPSRGLDIGSSHLVYDLLNEQKEKGVGIIFVGEDLDVLMGLSDRLIVLSSGRVTGVLNHKSEFDKETIGFMMSGGVMEDGHV, from the coding sequence ATGGATAAAGCAATTGAAATGATTGGTATTTCTAAATGCTTTGGTGAGGTACAAGCACTCAAGGACGTCCGATTGGACGTCTTTGTTGGTGAGATACATTCGATTTTAGGTGAAAACGGTGCGGGAAAAAGCACTCTGATGAACGTGCTCGCAGGCATCTATCAGCCTGACGAAGGCACAGTCAAAGTATATGGAGAACACGTACAAGTCAGAACGCCGCGTATGGCCATCGACCTTGGAATCGGTATGATTCATCAACATTTTAAGCTTGTTAACGCACTTACAGCAGCTGAAAATATCATCGCAGGAAATGAAAAGAAGAACTGGATCAATAAAAAGGAAGTTGAAAAGCAGATCAGCGAACTTTCGGTACGATTCGGTCTTAAAATAGATCCGTCAAAACCGGTCTATCGAATGTCTGTCGCTGAGAAGCAACGTGTCGAAATCCTAAAAGTGCTTTACAGGGGAGCGAAAACGTTGATTCTTGACGAACCAACGGCTGTTCTTACTCCGCAAGAGACAGACCATCTGTTCGAAGTACTCACAGCGATGAAAAATAGCGGTCATAGCGTGATCATAATCACCCATAAGCTAGGAGAAGTGATGTCGATCAGCGATCGTGTCACCATCATGCGAAAAGGTGAATATATCGAAACGAAAATCACACTGGAAAGTTCAGAACGTGATCTTACGAATGCAATGGTAGGCAGAGAAGTGGATTTGTCCCTTTCTTGTCCGACGACGGATTATGATGAAATACTGCTCAGCCTTAAAGGCCTGTCAGTGGATGATTCAAGTGGAAGCAAGCGGTTAAAGGATGTAAGCTTTGACTTAAGAAAAGGTGAAATATTAGGTATCGCAGGTGTGGCCGGAAGTGGTCAAAAAGAGCTTTGTGAAGCGATCGCCGGTCTGCTACCGATAAAAAAAGGCGAAGTCATCTACGAGGGTGAGGATATTGTAGCACTCAACCCGAGAGAAATCATCTCAAGAGGCATATCCTTGAGTTTTGTTCCTGAAGACAGGCTCGGTATGGGATTGGTGTCGACCATGGATATCACCAACAATATTCTGCTCAAGGAGTACCACAAGCAAAAAAGTTTTTTCATTACAAGAAAGAACAGTAAGAAGATGGCGAACTATTTAGTTGAAAAGCTCAATATCGATACTCCCGGAGTAACACACCCTGTGAGGCTTCTTTCTGGTGGAAATATTCAAAAGGTGCTACTTGGCAGGGAAATAGAGAATAATCCTCATCTGATCATTACAGCCTACCCATCAAGGGGGCTGGATATCGGATCCTCTCATCTGGTATATGACTTATTGAACGAACAGAAGGAAAAAGGTGTGGGCATTATCTTTGTAGGCGAGGATCTTGATGTGCTCATGGGTCTTTCAGATAGATTGATTGTCTTATCCAGCGGGAGAGTCACCGGTGTCTTGAACCATAAGTCTGAATTTGACAAGGAGACTATCGGTTTTATGATGTCAGGCGGAGTAATGGAGGATGGACATGTTTAG
- a CDS encoding BMP family ABC transporter substrate-binding protein encodes MKRVIAVVLIMLLSFSLIACGSTEETKSEDQTLTVGFVYVGPVGDGGWTYAHNEGRLVLENELGVKTLYKETVAEDAEVKTVVTGMIDQGASVIFATSFGYMEYIDQLAKEFPDVTFLHCSGYTSAENFNNYFGRMYEPRFLSGIVAGLKTETNKLGYVAAFEIPEVIRGINAFTLGAQSVNPDVEVEVVWTHTWYDPATEKEAAKALIDGGADVIAQHQDTAGPQQAAEEAGVFAIGYNTDSRDKAPSAYMTAPVWNWGPYYVDQVQKVIDGTWTSVNYWGGMADGVVAIDTLTENAPAEAKKVVEESAQKIISGELHPFAGPVYDQNGELKVAEGEVLSDGDMLGMMWFVEGVIGKIE; translated from the coding sequence ATGAAAAGAGTGATTGCAGTTGTTTTAATCATGTTGTTAAGTTTCAGCCTTATCGCTTGCGGTTCAACGGAAGAAACAAAGTCTGAAGATCAGACATTAACGGTCGGATTTGTGTATGTGGGACCTGTCGGAGACGGTGGTTGGACTTATGCACATAATGAAGGACGCTTAGTCCTTGAAAATGAACTTGGAGTTAAAACGCTATATAAAGAGACAGTAGCTGAAGATGCTGAAGTGAAAACAGTAGTCACCGGTATGATCGATCAGGGTGCATCTGTGATTTTCGCCACAAGCTTCGGTTATATGGAATACATTGACCAACTTGCTAAGGAGTTTCCTGATGTGACCTTCTTACATTGTTCAGGATATACTTCTGCAGAAAACTTCAATAATTATTTTGGAAGAATGTACGAGCCTAGATTCTTATCGGGTATCGTTGCGGGTCTAAAGACAGAAACGAATAAACTAGGTTATGTCGCTGCTTTTGAAATACCAGAAGTTATTCGTGGAATCAACGCCTTCACACTAGGTGCGCAATCGGTTAATCCGGATGTTGAAGTTGAAGTAGTTTGGACCCATACATGGTATGACCCTGCTACCGAAAAAGAAGCTGCAAAGGCTCTCATCGATGGTGGTGCGGATGTTATCGCGCAACATCAGGATACTGCAGGTCCTCAACAAGCGGCTGAAGAGGCTGGCGTATTTGCAATCGGATACAATACAGATTCAAGAGATAAGGCGCCGAGTGCTTATATGACAGCTCCAGTTTGGAACTGGGGACCGTACTACGTAGACCAGGTACAAAAGGTGATTGATGGTACGTGGACTTCAGTAAACTACTGGGGTGGAATGGCTGATGGTGTCGTTGCGATCGATACTTTAACGGAGAACGCTCCAGCAGAGGCTAAAAAAGTGGTTGAAGAAAGTGCCCAGAAGATCATATCTGGTGAGCTTCATCCTTTTGCCGGTCCGGTCTATGATCAAAACGGCGAGTTGAAAGTGGCTGAAGGCGAAGTATTGTCTGATGGAGACATGCTTGGTATGATGTGGTTTGTTGAAGGTGTTATTGGAAAAATAGAATAG
- a CDS encoding xanthine phosphoribosyltransferase, translated as MEFLKAKIRTEGHVIGNHILKVDAFLNHQLDIGLLNEMGKVFFERFKNEGITKILTIEASGIAIASIAAQYFNVPVVFAKKAQSLNLDGDMLTTKVHSYTKNKTYDIMVAKRFIDKSDVMLIMDDFLAEGSACRGLIEITEMAGAKLGGIGIAIEKGFQDGGKELRARNLPLYSLAVVEKMSDTDGVTFKQD; from the coding sequence GTGGAATTTCTTAAGGCAAAAATTCGAACAGAGGGTCATGTTATCGGGAATCATATCTTGAAGGTGGATGCGTTTTTAAACCATCAGCTGGATATTGGATTGCTCAATGAGATGGGAAAGGTATTTTTTGAGCGCTTTAAAAATGAGGGCATCACAAAAATATTGACAATCGAGGCGTCGGGCATTGCTATTGCAAGTATTGCGGCGCAATATTTCAATGTGCCTGTTGTTTTTGCAAAGAAAGCACAATCTCTGAATCTTGATGGTGACATGTTAACCACCAAAGTGCATTCCTACACGAAGAACAAAACCTATGATATCATGGTCGCTAAACGATTTATCGATAAAAGCGATGTGATGCTGATCATGGACGATTTCTTAGCGGAAGGAAGCGCATGCAGGGGCTTGATAGAAATCACCGAAATGGCAGGAGCGAAGCTCGGCGGAATAGGCATTGCGATCGAAAAGGGATTTCAAGACGGTGGCAAGGAGTTAAGAGCAAGAAATCTGCCTTTATATTCACTGGCTGTAGTAGAAAAGATGTCAGATACTGATGGGGTTACTTTTAAACAGGATTAG